In Asanoa sp. WMMD1127, one genomic interval encodes:
- a CDS encoding VOC family protein, protein MALQTRMVTFDCADPARLASFWAAATGLRESWRKENDFLILGETPGLCLGFQRVPEPKTVKNRVHLDWSSDGDPAAEIDRLLDLGATVIDRQHMPQGFGWTVLADPDGNEFCVATPA, encoded by the coding sequence ATGGCGCTACAGACCCGTATGGTCACGTTCGACTGTGCCGACCCGGCGAGGCTGGCCAGCTTCTGGGCGGCCGCGACGGGCTTGCGCGAGTCGTGGCGCAAGGAAAACGACTTCCTCATCCTCGGCGAGACGCCCGGCCTGTGCCTGGGCTTCCAGCGGGTCCCGGAACCCAAAACGGTCAAGAACCGAGTCCACCTGGACTGGAGCAGCGACGGCGACCCGGCCGCGGAAATCGACCGCCTCCTCGACCTGGGCGCCACGGTCATCGACCGCCAACACATGCCGCAAGGCTTCGGCTGGACAGTCCTGGCCGACCCGGACGGCAACGAGTTCTGCGTCGCCACGCCGGCCTAG
- a CDS encoding HEAT repeat domain-containing protein translates to MTKVYVSATFRDLEECRSAVKLALRRLRVEDVAMESYVAEDRRPVERCLEDVAECDLYVGIFAWRYGFVPPGYDRSITELEYRQAEAMGKPCLIFLLDEEAPWPRVHIDRGVDAERIEALRSELVVRHMCSTFSGPGDLAALVTAAVANCLADIGRPTGHLQSLSSETLKRYYDRLHQQYGGLDLDALTPPQRDEYLQMRLSSVFIEQSVREDPPPVELPREWWQRMQYEGHLETEDVPDEVDPDELALLHKAYRAKPLRRLFDVVAAPDNQAIVVLGDPGSGKSTAARYITLALANSGAPVDDRLGPLDGHLPLFIELRSYVALYAEGKCSNFIEYLDHRAGLDGLGLERAALLRYLTGGGPAVVIFDGLDEIFDKRRREAVANQIAAFAGEFPHVRVIVTSRIIGYARRALSELGFAHFTLQDLDNNQITEFLASWYDLAMHDRPADSAARRARLLEAMRHSPSIRELAGNPMLLTILAIIGKHQALPRERWKLFDHAATVLVEHWDINRHLQDQYESPGFIDAEDKKELLRRLAYKVQSGVRGLSANYVSAEDLSEVFEDYLTERYQQNPAEAREIARAMINQFRERNFILSRYGPHLYGFVHRTFLEFFCAEAVVGKFKHDQQWEFDQLKELFVEHWADPSWREVLRLVAGSLHERHTAQLIALLATQVNHPWPAGAFAQPPWNLALAVQCLAEVRNPHTAVAGPAQDLLRRIILLIEHCVSIDDRDTMALIETEILPAARTIGSGWPGGRIYLTWYRRRGVRLIWSSVSAYAAQLAAILAPPSEHVEDLFSTVLSAIDDRWASYAAVAGLAELAQVAGTAANRTAYQLALSRAGEELIRRARDDAYAGVRLAAVEALGERFGTDARVRDVLLERATVDGYAAVRLAAVRALGERFRDESAVRRLLLDRTRRDGNAGVRRTAVQMMERLPYDDSVRGALVDRVRTDRDAEVVAVAARALNDWGLGYEHLRELLIERIRAEPDGVVRRSAVRVLADRLGSGQPVKSLLTALLHDDRDAGVLSAAAKTLVERFDAADTVKGLLIERAGRDPDEIARRAAVQILREHFRTDAEVHAALVDCARRDHSAEVRLMAIRGLTAALPGFAPGATALARIAHTDTDAAVRLAATESLVKKIGLDASVCAVLSRLVGEDPDGTVRRAAVEALAERCGGDAAVRRQLLERARQDAHSEVRGAAVRALARHAATHPEVVALLLERTRDDPDGQVFAAAAKVADDGTRTVITARVQNDANPRVREAAARALQPYAAEPEVRDILLDRVRRDPDALVVTEAAVALAAAGIDDEHRDLLALRATGDDEMVRAAALRALGESFGGDPAIRELLIAAVRHDGDLRVRREALRVLGERLYAHEEVRQVLVDMVRDSDWSIREASVRALCERFGTDPEIRRLLVSLASDDDDRNFRRLAGQALSWLPGADPEHLPDIGD, encoded by the coding sequence TTGACCAAGGTCTACGTCTCTGCAACGTTCCGTGATCTCGAAGAGTGCCGTTCCGCGGTCAAGCTGGCACTCCGGCGGTTGCGGGTCGAAGACGTGGCCATGGAGTCCTATGTGGCCGAAGATCGCCGACCGGTCGAGCGCTGCCTCGAAGACGTCGCGGAGTGCGATCTCTACGTCGGCATCTTCGCCTGGCGCTACGGCTTCGTGCCGCCCGGCTACGACCGGTCGATCACCGAGCTCGAATATCGGCAGGCCGAGGCGATGGGCAAGCCCTGCCTGATCTTCCTGCTCGACGAGGAAGCGCCGTGGCCGCGCGTACACATCGATCGTGGTGTCGACGCCGAGCGGATCGAGGCGTTGCGCAGCGAGCTCGTGGTGCGCCACATGTGCAGCACGTTCAGCGGCCCGGGCGACCTCGCCGCGTTGGTCACCGCCGCGGTCGCCAACTGCCTGGCCGACATCGGCCGCCCGACCGGTCACCTGCAGTCACTGAGCAGTGAGACCCTCAAGCGCTACTACGACCGCCTCCACCAGCAATATGGTGGCCTCGACCTCGACGCGCTGACGCCTCCGCAGCGTGACGAATACCTACAGATGCGGCTCAGCTCGGTGTTCATCGAGCAGTCCGTCCGCGAAGATCCACCGCCCGTCGAGCTGCCTCGCGAGTGGTGGCAGCGCATGCAATACGAGGGGCATCTCGAGACCGAGGACGTGCCCGACGAGGTCGACCCCGACGAGCTCGCGCTGCTCCACAAGGCCTACCGGGCCAAGCCGCTGCGCCGCCTGTTCGACGTCGTCGCCGCGCCCGACAACCAGGCGATCGTGGTGCTCGGCGACCCGGGATCGGGCAAGTCGACAGCCGCCCGCTACATCACGTTGGCGCTGGCCAACTCCGGTGCGCCGGTCGACGACCGGCTGGGGCCGCTCGACGGGCACCTGCCGCTCTTCATCGAGCTGCGGTCCTACGTCGCGCTCTACGCCGAGGGCAAGTGCAGCAACTTCATCGAATACCTCGACCATCGCGCGGGCCTCGACGGGCTGGGCCTGGAGCGGGCGGCGCTGCTGCGCTACCTGACCGGCGGCGGCCCGGCTGTGGTGATCTTCGACGGGCTCGACGAGATCTTCGACAAGCGGCGCCGGGAGGCGGTGGCCAACCAGATCGCCGCGTTCGCCGGCGAGTTCCCGCACGTCCGGGTGATCGTCACCTCGCGGATCATCGGCTACGCCCGCCGCGCCCTCAGCGAGCTCGGTTTCGCCCACTTCACGTTGCAGGACCTCGACAACAACCAGATCACCGAGTTCCTGGCCAGCTGGTACGACCTGGCGATGCACGACCGCCCCGCCGACTCGGCGGCCCGGCGCGCCCGCCTGCTCGAGGCGATGCGGCACTCGCCGTCGATCCGGGAGCTGGCCGGCAACCCGATGCTGCTGACCATCCTGGCGATCATCGGCAAGCACCAGGCGCTGCCCCGCGAGCGGTGGAAGCTGTTCGACCACGCCGCCACCGTGCTGGTCGAGCACTGGGACATCAACCGCCACCTGCAGGACCAATACGAGAGCCCCGGCTTCATCGACGCGGAGGACAAGAAGGAGCTGCTGCGCCGGCTGGCCTACAAGGTGCAGAGCGGCGTCCGCGGGTTGTCCGCCAACTACGTCAGCGCCGAAGACCTGAGCGAGGTCTTCGAGGACTACCTGACCGAGCGCTACCAGCAGAACCCGGCCGAGGCCCGCGAGATCGCCCGCGCGATGATCAACCAGTTCCGCGAGCGGAACTTCATCCTCAGCCGCTACGGCCCGCACCTCTACGGCTTCGTGCACCGCACGTTCCTCGAGTTCTTCTGCGCCGAGGCGGTGGTCGGCAAGTTCAAGCACGATCAGCAGTGGGAGTTCGACCAGCTCAAGGAGCTGTTCGTCGAGCACTGGGCCGACCCGTCGTGGCGCGAGGTGCTCCGGCTGGTGGCCGGCTCCCTGCACGAGCGGCACACCGCGCAGCTGATCGCGCTGCTGGCCACCCAGGTCAACCACCCGTGGCCCGCCGGCGCGTTCGCCCAGCCGCCGTGGAACCTGGCGCTGGCCGTGCAGTGTCTGGCCGAGGTGCGCAACCCGCACACCGCGGTCGCCGGGCCCGCGCAGGATCTGTTGCGCCGGATCATCCTGCTGATCGAGCACTGTGTCTCGATCGACGACCGCGACACGATGGCGCTGATCGAGACCGAGATCCTGCCGGCGGCCCGCACGATCGGGTCCGGCTGGCCGGGCGGGCGGATCTACCTCACCTGGTACAGGCGGCGCGGCGTCCGGCTGATCTGGAGCTCGGTGTCGGCCTACGCGGCCCAGCTCGCGGCCATCCTCGCGCCACCGTCGGAGCACGTCGAAGACCTGTTCAGCACCGTGCTGAGCGCGATCGACGACCGCTGGGCCTCGTACGCCGCCGTCGCCGGCCTGGCCGAGCTCGCGCAGGTGGCCGGCACCGCCGCCAACCGGACGGCCTACCAGCTCGCCCTGTCCCGGGCCGGCGAGGAGCTGATCCGCCGCGCCCGTGACGACGCCTACGCCGGGGTGCGGCTGGCCGCCGTCGAGGCGCTCGGCGAGCGGTTCGGCACCGACGCCCGGGTCCGCGACGTCCTGCTCGAACGCGCCACCGTCGACGGCTACGCCGCGGTCCGGCTGGCCGCCGTGCGGGCCCTCGGCGAGCGGTTCCGCGACGAGTCCGCCGTGCGCCGCCTACTACTTGACCGCACCCGCCGCGACGGCAACGCGGGTGTGCGTCGCACCGCCGTGCAGATGATGGAGCGCCTGCCCTACGACGACTCCGTGCGCGGCGCGCTGGTCGACCGGGTCCGCACCGACCGCGACGCCGAGGTGGTGGCCGTCGCCGCCCGCGCGCTCAACGACTGGGGCCTGGGCTACGAGCACCTGCGCGAGCTGCTGATCGAGCGGATCCGGGCCGAGCCCGACGGCGTCGTCCGCCGCTCGGCGGTGCGGGTGCTGGCCGACCGGCTCGGCTCCGGGCAGCCGGTGAAGAGCCTGCTGACCGCGCTGCTCCACGACGACCGCGACGCGGGCGTGCTCAGCGCCGCCGCCAAGACGCTGGTCGAGCGCTTCGACGCGGCCGACACCGTCAAGGGCCTGCTGATCGAGCGGGCCGGCCGGGACCCCGACGAGATCGCCCGCCGGGCGGCCGTGCAGATCCTCCGCGAGCACTTCCGGACCGACGCCGAGGTGCACGCCGCGCTGGTCGACTGCGCCCGCCGGGACCACTCCGCCGAGGTGCGGCTGATGGCGATCCGCGGGTTGACGGCGGCGTTGCCCGGGTTCGCGCCGGGCGCGACGGCGCTCGCCCGGATCGCGCACACCGACACGGACGCGGCGGTCCGGCTGGCCGCGACCGAGTCGTTGGTCAAGAAGATCGGGCTCGACGCGTCGGTCTGCGCGGTGCTGTCGCGGCTGGTCGGCGAGGACCCGGACGGCACCGTGCGCCGCGCGGCCGTCGAGGCGCTGGCCGAGCGCTGCGGTGGTGACGCCGCCGTCCGCCGGCAGCTGCTCGAGCGGGCCCGGCAGGACGCGCACTCCGAGGTACGCGGCGCCGCCGTGCGCGCGCTCGCCCGGCACGCCGCGACCCACCCCGAGGTGGTCGCGCTGCTCCTCGAACGCACCCGCGACGATCCCGACGGCCAGGTCTTCGCGGCCGCCGCCAAGGTCGCCGACGACGGCACCCGCACGGTGATCACCGCACGCGTGCAGAACGACGCCAATCCCCGCGTCCGCGAGGCGGCCGCGCGGGCCCTCCAGCCCTACGCGGCCGAGCCGGAGGTGCGCGACATCCTGCTCGACCGGGTGCGCCGCGACCCCGACGCGCTGGTCGTCACCGAGGCGGCGGTGGCCCTGGCCGCGGCCGGCATCGACGACGAGCACCGCGACCTGCTGGCGCTGCGAGCCACCGGCGACGACGAGATGGTCCGGGCTGCGGCCCTGCGGGCGCTGGGCGAGTCGTTCGGCGGCGACCCGGCGATCCGCGAGCTGCTGATCGCCGCCGTCCGGCACGACGGCGACCTCCGCGTCCGCCGCGAGGCGCTGCGCGTGCTGGGCGAGCGCCTCTACGCGCACGAAGAGGTGCGCCAGGTGCTGGTCGACATGGTGCGCGACAGCGACTGGTCGATCCGCGAGGCGTCGGTGCGGGCCCTCTGCGAGCGCTTCGGCACCGACCCCGAGATCCGCCGGCTGCTGGTCAGCCTGGCCAGCGACGACGACGACCGCAACTTCCGCCGCCTCGCGGGTCAGGCGCTGAGCTGGCTACCCGGCGCCGACCCCGAACACCTACCCGACATCGGTGACTGA
- a CDS encoding NAD(P)H-dependent oxidoreductase has product MTRIGIILGSTRPGRNGEAVAKWVYEHASKRTDAEFELVDLLDYKLPHLDEIGLPSMGQYSQPHTLAWAEKIASFDGFVMVTPEYNHATSGALKNAIDFLFAEWNNKAVGFVSYGSVGGARAVENLRLVAGELKLADVRSQVMLSLFHDFENFSTFKPGEHQADALHTTLDQVVEWSRALAPLRGTAA; this is encoded by the coding sequence GTGACCAGAATCGGAATCATCCTCGGCAGCACCCGCCCCGGCCGCAACGGCGAGGCCGTCGCCAAGTGGGTGTACGAGCACGCGTCCAAGCGGACCGACGCCGAGTTCGAGCTCGTCGACCTGCTGGACTACAAGCTGCCGCACCTCGACGAGATCGGCCTGCCGAGCATGGGCCAGTACAGCCAGCCCCACACGCTGGCCTGGGCCGAGAAGATCGCCTCGTTCGACGGCTTCGTGATGGTGACGCCGGAGTACAACCACGCCACCTCGGGCGCCCTGAAGAACGCGATCGACTTCCTGTTCGCCGAATGGAACAACAAGGCGGTCGGCTTCGTCAGCTACGGCTCGGTCGGTGGCGCCCGCGCCGTCGAGAACCTGCGTCTCGTCGCCGGTGAGCTCAAGCTGGCGGACGTCCGTTCGCAGGTCATGCTCTCGCTGTTCCACGACTTCGAGAACTTCAGCACCTTCAAGCCGGGCGAGCACCAGGCCGACGCGCTCCACACGACCCTGGACCAGGTCGTCGAGTGGAGCCGGGCGCTCGCTCCGCTGCGCGGCACGGCTGCCTGA
- a CDS encoding SCO2521 family protein: MLTFGEVHTGLLQNSTSLPWDATAEVLNLLVGEQVRRSERPMAYAVSPNLLTSVDCRLPALSGKVIRGVGTVITRASITGGHVAQGSGHTVVVKSTANRRLSWSHYLTRPGTIEAIGKADVADMARGFAGTSQALGTLNLGAISGRTLDAVQRSTRLDRNPPFRTQRTHMRWVVTPTDEPGAEATGTFRVVSPTLRVLELIVPREHVASIVDLCEDLALHDWLLTTLLALMESSLTGPGTRAQRIARLRPAIDTLLHLWMPAARVDEAVLPVWRDLERRPGFTRQWDASVSRIRDQMTLGTLALLESATA, translated from the coding sequence ATGCTCACGTTCGGCGAGGTCCACACCGGACTCCTGCAGAACTCGACCTCGCTGCCCTGGGACGCCACCGCCGAGGTGCTCAACCTGTTGGTCGGCGAGCAGGTCCGGCGGTCCGAGCGCCCGATGGCGTACGCCGTCTCACCCAATCTGTTGACCAGTGTGGACTGCCGCCTGCCGGCGCTCTCGGGCAAGGTCATCCGCGGCGTCGGCACAGTGATCACCCGGGCGTCGATCACCGGTGGCCACGTGGCGCAGGGCTCGGGTCACACGGTCGTGGTCAAGAGCACCGCGAACAGGCGACTCTCCTGGTCGCACTACCTCACTCGGCCGGGCACGATCGAGGCCATCGGCAAGGCCGACGTGGCCGACATGGCCCGCGGGTTCGCCGGCACCAGCCAGGCCCTGGGCACTCTCAATCTCGGCGCCATCAGCGGGCGGACGCTCGACGCGGTGCAGCGCTCCACCCGGCTCGACCGCAACCCGCCGTTCCGCACGCAGCGCACCCACATGCGCTGGGTGGTGACCCCGACCGACGAGCCCGGCGCCGAGGCGACCGGCACGTTCCGGGTCGTCAGCCCGACGCTGCGGGTGCTGGAGCTGATCGTGCCGCGCGAGCACGTCGCGTCGATCGTCGACCTCTGCGAAGACCTCGCGCTGCACGACTGGCTGCTCACCACGCTGCTGGCGCTGATGGAGTCGAGCCTCACCGGGCCGGGCACCCGGGCGCAGCGGATCGCTCGGCTGCGCCCGGCCATCGACACCCTGCTGCACCTGTGGATGCCCGCCGCCCGGGTCGACGAGGCGGTGCTGCCGGTCTGGCGTGACCTCGAACGCCGGCCCGGCTTCACCCGGCAATGGGACGCCTCGGTCAGCCGGATCCGCGATCAGATGACGCTCGGCACCCTCGCCCTGCTCGAGTCGGCGACCGCCTGA
- a CDS encoding DUF4352 domain-containing protein, which yields MHKRPILTTVGLVLGAVIAIGCGSGGDSGDDVTVSSGAGDTSTSTPAAEEGKPERPVMAKMGDTITVDSSLFGQGDQVVAFTVAKGKQLKPANEFDDPKGVYYGVTLTVLVKAGSHFANPGDISLVAADGEVFETTFTMHDGLFDSADLGKGQKKAGLVVFDVPKAKLKGAQIQVKSFWDETAYGVWTI from the coding sequence ATGCATAAGCGCCCCATCCTGACCACTGTCGGTCTCGTTCTCGGTGCGGTGATTGCCATCGGCTGCGGCAGTGGTGGCGACAGCGGTGACGACGTGACGGTCAGCTCCGGGGCGGGTGATACCAGCACCTCGACCCCAGCCGCGGAGGAAGGCAAGCCAGAGCGGCCGGTGATGGCGAAGATGGGCGACACGATCACCGTCGACTCGTCGTTGTTCGGGCAGGGCGACCAGGTTGTGGCGTTCACCGTCGCCAAGGGGAAGCAGCTCAAGCCGGCCAATGAGTTCGACGACCCGAAGGGCGTCTATTACGGCGTCACGCTGACTGTTCTGGTCAAGGCCGGTAGCCATTTCGCCAACCCTGGCGACATCTCGCTGGTTGCGGCCGACGGCGAGGTATTCGAAACCACCTTCACGATGCACGACGGGCTGTTCGACTCGGCAGACCTCGGCAAGGGCCAGAAGAAGGCCGGACTCGTGGTATTCGACGTGCCCAAGGCCAAGCTCAAGGGTGCCCAGATCCAGGTCAAGTCGTTCTGGGACGAGACGGCCTATGGCGTTTGGACGATTTAG
- a CDS encoding FadR/GntR family transcriptional regulator: MLRMTLARSTLVQQVISRLSEQIEAGEWPVGSRIPTEPRLVEMLGVGRNTVREAVRALTHSGVLECVQGSGTYVRSTDELTGVVARKFGAAGIGHTVEVRRALEVEAARLAALRRTPEDLDRLDAALLARDAAWETGDPEVFVDVDADLHVAVVAAAHNPMLAELYASIGAAIKASVAVAVEPAMRAGTHIDHGRLVAAIRAGDPDLAAHEAGKFLEAPTRE; the protein is encoded by the coding sequence ATGTTACGCATGACACTCGCGCGCTCGACGCTGGTGCAGCAGGTGATCTCGCGGCTCAGCGAGCAGATCGAGGCCGGCGAGTGGCCGGTCGGGAGCCGGATCCCCACCGAGCCGCGGCTGGTGGAGATGCTCGGCGTCGGGCGCAACACGGTGCGCGAGGCGGTCCGGGCGCTGACCCACTCCGGCGTGCTCGAGTGCGTGCAGGGCTCCGGCACCTATGTGCGGTCGACCGACGAGCTCACCGGCGTGGTCGCCCGCAAGTTCGGCGCCGCTGGCATCGGGCACACCGTCGAGGTGCGGCGGGCCCTCGAGGTCGAGGCGGCCCGGTTGGCGGCGCTCCGGCGTACGCCCGAGGATCTGGACCGGCTCGACGCGGCGCTCCTTGCGCGGGACGCGGCGTGGGAGACCGGCGACCCCGAGGTGTTCGTCGACGTCGACGCCGACCTGCACGTCGCGGTGGTGGCCGCGGCACACAACCCGATGCTGGCGGAGCTGTACGCGTCGATCGGCGCGGCCATCAAGGCATCGGTGGCCGTGGCGGTCGAGCCGGCGATGCGGGCCGGGACCCACATCGACCATGGTCGACTGGTGGCGGCCATCCGGGCCGGCGACCCCGACCTCGCGGCACATGAAGCGGGCAAGTTCCTGGAGGCACCAACCCGGGAATAG
- a CDS encoding STAS domain-containing protein translates to MSLTVDTEQRGDIVVVAVGGELDMATAPQLQDQITDLLDRGRSRLVFDLTEVSFCDSTGLSVFVRAKNSTDDAGGVVRLAAPQRGVRRILEVSGLVEVLHTYATVDEAVAADAAEPAAG, encoded by the coding sequence ATGTCCCTGACGGTGGACACGGAACAGCGCGGCGACATCGTCGTGGTGGCGGTGGGTGGCGAGCTGGACATGGCCACCGCGCCGCAGCTGCAGGACCAGATCACCGACCTACTCGACCGCGGCCGGTCCCGGCTGGTCTTCGACCTCACCGAGGTCTCGTTCTGCGACTCGACCGGGCTGTCCGTCTTCGTGCGCGCGAAGAACAGCACCGACGACGCCGGCGGTGTCGTGCGGCTGGCCGCTCCCCAGCGGGGCGTGCGCCGCATCCTCGAGGTCAGCGGCCTGGTCGAGGTGCTGCACACCTACGCGACGGTCGACGAGGCCGTCGCCGCCGACGCCGCAGAGCCCGCCGCCGGTTAG
- a CDS encoding MFS transporter, which produces MTATNTAPTRVQPRQILLVLIGIVIVAVNLRAVVTSLGALLDEVRDGLHLSGALAGVVTTIPTLAFAVFGATTPWLVRRVAPARLLVGAMAVLAIGQVLRVLTDAPAAFIAFSALALAGIAVANVLLPMMVKQHFPDRPGLVTGAYTVSMSAGAAAASATAVPVAHAFGSWRAGLGVWALLAAVAVLPWLPAALRRGQQVVRRPGHHRGARINPARTRIGWAMAVFFGMQSIAGYATMGWLPQLFRDAGFSPQTAGLLLAGVTLFALPFALLMPALAGRVRRLAPLLLTLTALAAVSYVGLAIAPHGGAVLWVTLMGIGQTVFPVSLVAIGLRARTPEGTVALSAFAQSVGYLFAALGPLLVGILYEATGGWIAPIGVLGGALVVQAAASLVISRPSYVEDEAHAPGAHEPVEAVKPTPAEVLAETGPLAEPLREAA; this is translated from the coding sequence GTGACCGCTACCAACACCGCGCCCACCCGCGTCCAGCCCCGCCAGATCCTGCTGGTGCTGATCGGCATCGTGATCGTCGCGGTCAACCTCCGCGCGGTGGTCACCTCCCTCGGCGCCCTGCTCGACGAGGTGCGCGACGGCCTGCACCTCTCCGGTGCGCTCGCCGGCGTCGTCACCACGATCCCCACCCTCGCGTTCGCGGTCTTCGGCGCGACCACGCCGTGGCTCGTCCGCCGGGTGGCGCCGGCCCGGCTGCTGGTCGGCGCGATGGCGGTGCTCGCGATCGGCCAGGTGCTGCGGGTGCTCACCGACGCGCCGGCGGCGTTCATCGCATTCAGCGCGCTGGCGCTGGCCGGCATCGCGGTCGCCAACGTGCTGCTGCCGATGATGGTCAAGCAGCACTTCCCGGACCGGCCCGGCCTGGTCACCGGCGCCTACACCGTCTCCATGTCGGCCGGCGCGGCCGCGGCGTCGGCGACGGCGGTGCCGGTCGCGCACGCGTTCGGCTCGTGGCGGGCCGGTCTCGGCGTGTGGGCACTGCTCGCCGCGGTGGCCGTCCTGCCGTGGCTGCCGGCGGCGCTGCGCCGCGGCCAGCAGGTGGTCCGCCGGCCCGGTCACCACCGCGGCGCCCGGATCAACCCCGCGCGCACCCGGATCGGCTGGGCGATGGCGGTGTTCTTCGGCATGCAGTCGATCGCCGGCTACGCCACGATGGGCTGGCTGCCGCAACTGTTCCGGGACGCGGGCTTCAGCCCTCAGACGGCCGGCCTGCTGCTGGCCGGCGTGACGCTGTTCGCGCTGCCCTTCGCGCTGCTGATGCCGGCGCTGGCGGGTCGGGTGCGGCGGCTCGCGCCGCTCCTGCTGACGCTGACCGCGCTCGCCGCCGTCTCGTACGTCGGGCTGGCGATCGCCCCGCACGGCGGCGCGGTGCTCTGGGTCACGCTGATGGGCATCGGCCAGACGGTCTTCCCGGTGAGCCTGGTGGCGATCGGTTTGCGGGCCCGCACGCCCGAGGGCACGGTGGCGCTGTCCGCCTTCGCGCAGAGTGTCGGCTATCTGTTCGCCGCGCTGGGTCCGCTGCTCGTCGGGATTCTCTACGAGGCGACCGGCGGCTGGATCGCGCCGATCGGCGTGCTGGGCGGGGCCCTGGTCGTGCAGGCGGCGGCCAGCCTCGTGATCAGCCGACCGAGCTACGTCGAGGACGAGGCGCACGCACCCGGCGCGCACGAGCCGGTGGAGGCCGTCAAGCCCACGCCGGCGGAGGTGCTGGCCGAGACCGGCCCGCTCGCGGAACCACTCCGCGAGGCCGCCTAA
- a CDS encoding MarR family transcriptional regulator: MRPVTAEPMEPLSASEEALVRALGRVIIVLPKLLDHDLRERAGISLTDYSILMHLSEAPDRQLRMSELAGRSDLSLSGMTRAVARLEGDGLVKRTRCGEDGRGWYAILTPAGLRRLEEAYPTHLWSTRRRISEHFAGLDEAEITRALDKVGCAGD; this comes from the coding sequence ATGCGTCCCGTCACAGCCGAGCCGATGGAGCCCTTGAGCGCCTCCGAAGAGGCACTGGTGCGCGCGCTGGGGCGGGTGATCATCGTGCTGCCCAAGCTGCTCGACCACGACCTGCGCGAACGCGCAGGGATCTCGCTGACGGACTACAGCATCCTGATGCACCTGTCCGAGGCGCCCGACCGGCAGCTGCGGATGAGCGAGCTCGCCGGCCGCAGCGACCTGTCACTGAGCGGCATGACCCGCGCGGTGGCGCGACTCGAAGGCGACGGTCTGGTCAAGCGGACGCGATGCGGAGAGGACGGACGCGGCTGGTACGCGATTCTGACGCCGGCCGGCCTGCGCCGGCTGGAGGAGGCCTACCCCACCCACCTGTGGTCGACCCGACGCCGGATCAGCGAGCACTTCGCCGGTCTCGACGAAGCGGAGATCACGCGCGCGCTCGACAAGGTGGGCTGCGCCGGCGACTGA
- a CDS encoding dienelactone hydrolase family protein, protein MIAASPTGRGIVIFPDVRGLHVFYQDLASSFAAAGLSALAFDYFGRTAGRGESFAYKEHVDQLDFATVRADASAAAARLRSAGVTSLFTVGFCFGGAMSFRQAAAGDDLRGSIGFYAIPSASPVAEVEQFADRVRSHGVEVRMTVYPDAGHSFFDRNFGQHQADVEDAWRQMLTFIDEHAA, encoded by the coding sequence ATGATCGCAGCGTCGCCCACCGGCCGCGGCATCGTGATCTTCCCGGACGTACGCGGACTGCACGTCTTCTATCAGGATCTGGCGTCCAGCTTCGCCGCGGCCGGCCTGTCCGCGCTGGCCTTCGACTACTTCGGACGGACGGCGGGTCGCGGCGAGTCGTTCGCTTACAAGGAGCACGTCGACCAGCTCGACTTCGCGACCGTACGAGCGGACGCGTCGGCGGCCGCGGCCCGGCTGCGCTCGGCCGGCGTGACGTCGCTGTTCACGGTCGGCTTCTGCTTCGGCGGCGCGATGTCGTTCCGCCAGGCCGCGGCGGGCGACGACCTGCGCGGCTCGATCGGGTTCTACGCCATCCCGTCCGCGTCGCCGGTGGCCGAGGTGGAACAGTTCGCCGACCGCGTGCGGTCGCACGGTGTCGAGGTCCGGATGACGGTCTACCCGGACGCCGGCCACAGCTTCTTCGACCGCAACTTCGGCCAGCACCAGGCCGACGTCGAAGACGCGTGGCGCCAAATGCTGACCTTCATCGACGAACACGCCGCGTGA
- the mscL gene encoding large conductance mechanosensitive channel protein MscL yields MLKGFKDFIMRGNVVDLAVGVVIGAAFTGVVTQFTKSFLEPFLKLIGAGNNRVGGRSEISTNNYIEWGAFINVLITFLLTAAALYFLVIFPMNKLAERRRRGEEPPPAAPSEEVKLLTEIRDALVAGGRVPGQHRGALDQVLGERENPPTQR; encoded by the coding sequence ATGCTTAAGGGCTTCAAAGACTTCATCATGCGCGGAAACGTGGTCGACCTCGCGGTCGGCGTGGTGATCGGCGCGGCGTTTACCGGCGTGGTCACCCAGTTCACCAAGTCGTTCCTCGAGCCGTTCCTCAAGCTCATCGGCGCTGGGAACAACCGGGTCGGCGGGCGGTCCGAGATCAGCACAAACAACTACATCGAGTGGGGCGCGTTCATCAACGTGCTCATCACGTTCCTTCTGACCGCCGCCGCCCTCTACTTCCTCGTGATCTTCCCCATGAACAAGCTGGCCGAGCGCCGGCGCCGCGGTGAGGAGCCCCCGCCCGCTGCCCCGAGCGAAGAGGTCAAGCTCCTCACCGAGATCCGCGACGCCCTGGTCGCCGGCGGTCGCGTGCCCGGCCAGCACCGTGGCGCCCTGGACCAGGTGCTCGGCGAGCGAGAAAACCCCCCGACCCAGCGATAG